The DNA region TGGTGCAGGCGCCGAACTTGCCGCACGGGCACGCGGGGTACGCGCCATACACGCCCGGGCAGACCGCGCACTCGTCGATGTCGACGCAGGCGCTGCCGTCGAAGTGGTAGCCCGGGTCGCAGTCGGGCGTGGCGGTGGGTGTCGTGGTCGGGGTGGTGGTCGGCGTCGTGGTCGGGGTGCTAGTCGGCGTGTGCGTGGGCGTCGCCGTGGGGGTGTCCGTCGGCGTGGCCGTTGCCGTCCCCGACGGTGTTACCGTGGGCGTTTGCGTTGGCGTGTTGCTGGCGGTCTGGGTCGGGGTGCTAGTCGGTGTCGCGCTTGGCGACGCGGTCGGGCTTGCGGTGGTCGGAGTCGTCGCGCTGATCCGACTGATGTCGAATCGCATGTACAGGTTGACGCCGTCGGCCGTCATGAACACCGCGATCAGATCCTCCGCCGGGTCATTGTTGCTGCTGTCGCCCGCCGGGTCGGTGGCCGTTGGCGCGAGACCGGACCAGTCCGGCACCTGACCATCCATGACGATGGTCACCGCAAACGCCGTGAGCACGCTCCCGGCCGTGACAATGGCTACCAGCAGCGCGGCGTGAAACGGCTTCACTCGCCGCCGCAGCCCCCACCAAGCGACGGCCACGAGCAATACGACTCCCAGAATCGTCCCCGTCGGCGACAGTGCGGGCGCGGTGGATGCCCTCGCCAATTGGAAGAGGATCGGCGCGCCGCCCAACCCGCCCGTCGTGCTCAGCACGATGTCACTGCCCGGATCGCTCCGACTCGCCGTAAAGTACACCCGCACGCGCGGAGTCCCCCCGAGCAGCGCGCGCGGTATGAAGCCTTCGACGACATCGACGCCGCCGACACCGTTGCCGACGCCAACCGGCCAGCCGCCCTCGGAAACGGGCACAGGCGTGTCGAAGATCGCGCCGCCGATGCAGAGGCTGCGGGTGATGCCGGTGATCGATCCACCGGTCCCATCGCGGCTCACCGCGACGCTGACGATCTGCTCGATGCCGTGGACCGTCTGATTGCCGACGATCGCATCATCGACAGCGACATCGCACCCGGTGGCGGAATCGACGTCGCTATCGAAGAGCACCTGAGAGACGTAGGCGTCGGGTGCAGCGACCGCCGCCGTCGGCGCAGCCACGCCGAGGATCCCGATCAGCAATGATACCCAACGAACGATCTCGCGTAGGTTCACAATGAACTCGGTCTCTCGCTGCACTCGGGCTGGACGTCGATTTGCGCTGCGGAAACGCGCCGCACTGGCGTTCGCCGATAGCACCGCCATGGCCGCGATACAACGGAAAAATGGGACCGTGATGTTGTGTTGCCCAACCGCGTGGCCATACGCGCGTCGCGTGTTCGGGTTGCGACCACCACGAAAGAAAGCGCCGCCGTCAACATGATCGCGCCCGGCCGGTTTCGGATTCCATGCCCCCCAATTCTTACCCCAGGCGGACGACGTGAACCTAAAATCTAACCCGAATTTTCGAAAAAATTAGCGGTCCACGTTCTTGCCTGGCGGGGGGAATTGAACCCGGTCCCGAAGGAGATGACGGGATACCAGATGATGAAGAATCGCCGAGTTAGCGTCCGCCACCCTACTACCAGCTCACGTCAATTCACGTCATTTGGGTACCCCGTGCCCACTCGCCAAACGCCGATGCTGAGCCGCCGGCGCAAGACGAGCGCGAGGCTGGCCTCTTTTGGCTTCACTGCTTAATGGACCCGAGCACTCCCGCTGATTTGTGCAGTGCCCCGACTTACACCACGACCCAGGGTCGCAAGGACCCCCGTCACGACAGATCACGGCCGTACCAAATAATGGGAGGTCGACCTTGACTGCTCCGTAGAATTGTTTGTCATTCTCGCTGCCCTCATCATCAAACGGGGCGGGTGTCGAAATGCGAAATAGGTTGTCGGCGCCTGTGTTGACGTCATAGAGCTGTGTCCTCGGCCTATAGCAATGATCATCGCCGTGCACGTACACGTATTCGATGTTGGGATGATCTTGCGCGGAATGGTTCAGGAAACTGAAGAAACCATCGTCACCGCCAAGCCCTGGTGTGCCATCCTTCGTGCTCGTCGGACCCGGTTTATCCGGATAAGGATCACACCGCCCCCCCAAACCTCCCCCGGAATTTCGGCTTGGGCGAAGATGACTATTGTTCCCTTCGCGTCAGGCAATGATTTCTCGGCCTCTCTCAACCAGACCTGGTCGGCCCGTCCTCGCTGAACAAACTCTACTTCCTCCGTCGCCGTTGCTGTTCTTCCGAGAGAGACAAGATTAACCGTGATGAATACCAGGCCCGGCAGACCTTCCAAGGTCCATCGCTGATTCTCCGGGTAGTCTCCTGGTTTCTCCTGGTGCGTTGTGGGGTTTGGCTCGTGATCGTGCGACCCGGGGGCACGGAAGAAGACATCTCTAACATCCTCAAGCGGGAAATAGATATCCTCATAGTAATCCTTCGTCGGGGTGGGGGGCTCGTGTTTCGCTGCATGCCCGCAGTCGATCCATTCATTGTCACCAGGCACATAGACCCACGGAACCTTGGGGACCGAGGATTTCAGCGGATTCGACAGCGTCGACAACACGGCGAATACGTCTGTTAGATCTTCATGTTTACACGGTTGGTTGTTGGGGACAATGTCGCCAACGTGAACGACAAAGGCGGGTGGCGGCTGCAGCTTGGCTATTGTCTGGATCAGCTGCTGAAAATCGACTCTCCATGGCGGCTCCTTCGGCCTTCCCTCCGGTATGTCTCCGATGACGACGAATGAGATGTCGCCCTGCTTGACTCCGGCGGAGGCCGAACAGGCGAGCAGCGCAACAACCGCCAACGGCCTCATCAACCGCCGAATACAGAAGTGGTCGCATTGGACAGCGGAGCTGCGGTGCACATTGCTGGTGACTCGACTCATCTTTGACCTCCACCTTCAAGTCCGCAATCGCGTACTCAGCACGCGCCAACGATTCGAGCGCCGCCGGTCGATCCATTCTCGCCTCGCGCGGGGAGCAACTTCGGCGGACACACCGTCTGAACCACGCAGCGCGAAGGAGGGTCAGGCAGCCAGATTCCTAACCTTCTTCTCCAGCGCCTTGCGCTTCTTGCCGACTCTCCAGAGATCGTACTGGGTTTGCTGGTTCATCCAGCTTTCCGCGGTGGTGTCGAACGCGATGGCCAATCGAACGGCCATCTCCGGGCTGATGCCGGCTCGCCCGTTGAGGATCTCGGAGAGAGTCTTGCGACTCACCCGTAGTGCCTTGGCGGCGTCCGACACCGACAGCCCGAGCGGGGCGAGACACAAATCGCGAATGATCTCTCCCGGATGGGGTGGATTGTGCATGCGACGCTCCTCCTAATGATAGTCAACGTAATCGACATCGACGGCATCCTTGCCCTCGAAACGGAAGACCACGCGCCAATTGCCACTCACGTCTACGGCCCAGGCGCCCTTCAGTCGACCCTTCAGCGGATGCAGGCGCAGGCCGGGCAAATTCATATCGCGAGGCTCGGCCGACGCGTCGAGTCGAGCGAGAACAAGCCGAAGCCGCCTCGCGTGCTCCGGCCGAATGCCACGGGTGTTCCCGGATTCAAAGAATGCCCGCAAGCCCTTGTGGCGCCACCGCCGGATCACGCTCGCTTGTAACCCGTGGGGTTACATGAGTCAAATGGACTGCGATCGGCGGCGCTGCGCCACGACCGGCACCGGATGGGCACCAACGTCTTCGCGAAGTTCGCGAATTCAAGCAGTGGAGAAGTGGAGGCGGGGGGAATTGAACCCCCGTCCGGAAGCGGTCGACCTGGGCGTCTACGTGCGTAGTCTCGTGCTTTGATCTCGCGGGCGGAGCTCCCACGGACAAGATCTCCGCCAACCAGCTCGTGGGTTTTCGTCGGTGGCGCCCGAGCGCTCGCCACCGCTTATCCCGATTTGCGTCGCCTAGTCCCACCCTACGGGCTCGAGCAGGCTAGACGTGGTGGCCCTTAGGCCGCCAGTGCTAGAGGTTCGTCTGCGTTTAAGCAGCCCTGGGGTTTTACGGTACCCAGGATCCCGTGCACGCAACCTCGGCGTTCCTACCCCCGTCGAACCCAGTTCGCCCCCGTATCGAGTGACGAGTGAGCAGTGACGAGTGTTGAGTCACCGATCCTCAAAGAACCGTGCTGAACTTAGCGACTCGGGCACTGATCCGCAACCGAGAGGTTCCACGGCGCAAGAGACAGATCGGCCTCATCACTGATCGCGCCGCCGTCGCATGGCGCGATCGACTTCTCTATTGGTCTCGCGTTCCTTGATCGTTTCGCGCTTGTCGTACTGCTTCTTGCCGCGTGCCACCCCAAGCTCGACTTTGGCGCGGCCGTTTTTGAAATACATCCGCAACGGAATCAACGTCAGGCCCTTCTCTTTCACCTTGCCGGTGAGGCGATCAATCTCGCGCGCATGCAGCAACAGCTTGCGCTTGCGGACGGGCTCATGGCCGAACTGTGCGGCGGGGTTGTACTCGCTGATGTGCGCGTTCGCGAGCCAGGCCTCGCCGCGCTCGATGCGGGCGTGGCTGTCCTTGAGCTGCGCCTTGCCGGCGCGCAGCGACTTGACCTCGCTGCCGGTTAACACCAGCCCGGCTTCGATGGTTTCTTCGATGAAGTAGTCGTGTCGCGCGCGGCGATTGATGGTGATGATCTTCACGCCGTCGCTTCGCTGCAAACCCGCCATGGCGGGGTTCAGGTATCAGGTGCCGCCAATCAACGCGAGTCGGCGCCGCGCGAGTTCACCCCCGACATTGCGTCACGCCGAGAACAGCCTACGTGCGCTCCGCCGAGGTTAGCGGTGGCGCACGGAAGCGCGCGCGAGCTTCGTCGTGATCGGCGCCCCGATCGTGTGCATTGTTCGTTCCACGCGCATTGCCACGACGGCATCCATGCACAACGGCGGACGTCGACTACTTCACGCTCTTCCGAATGAGGGTCTGGTCGTACGGTCGGTCGCGAAGTCGGAACTTGACTCGTCTCCCATCGGAATCGACGCGGGTGACAATCTCGCAACTCTCCAGGTCGAGCTTCCGGGCGAGTAAGTCGTCCCGACACCACGAGACCTTGAATCCGCTGGCCTCCTCTTCGGCGACGATTCCAACATCGACCGGGTAAGCGGGATCAACGAACTTCTCACTGGGTATCGATTCAGTCGCGGGCCGCGATGAGGCGGCAAGCGCAAAGCGTTGGCCGCGCGGGGTGATGGTCAACGTCGTGAACGCGCGATTGATTGAGTTGCTCGCGTGACCCTGCGCGTAGCCCTGATGAACCAAGTAGTACGCCGCCGGGTTGACGCGCCGAACTTCCCAACCAAGAAACTGGGCCAAGTCGTCGAGCGATCCGCCACCAGCGTTCATCGCAGCGATCGCCAACGCAGGCGCGTCCGCGACGGGATCCGAACCTCTGAGTACCGGATCAGTCAGGAAGAACAGTTCAGGTGTCGCACCCACGCTGTGTGCGCCGATTGGGCTATTGCAGTCTTCGAGCAGTTTGACCAGCCCGTGCTCGCGCAGTTCGTCCAACACGAGGAGGAGAGTTTCCGCACTAACGCCGAGCTCCGTCTCGATTGATTCAACTGCGAGCCACACCTCGTCTTCAACGCCGTATACGGCGTGCCTGTTAAGCATGGCCGCCAACCGTTGAGCCGATCTGGATAGGCCGCTCCCCGCTAGCAGTGTTTCGTGACTCGCGTGAAGTAGCGGGCTCAACGGAGGCTTGACCTGAGCCTCACAGCACGCGTCGACGAGCTCGCGCACTCCATCGTCATAGCTGACATCGGATATTCGAATCCAACGAATGCTCCGCAACGTCACGGGCACTTCGCTGTCTTCTACGCCGCAAAGGATTGGGATCAGTCGGCAAGCGCCGGCAATTCGCTGTACCAGCGCCGCGTCTAGTTCGGTCTGGACCCACTCGGACTCAAGGCTGTTGGGCGACAGCAAGGCGAGAAAGTGCGTCGCGGTACTAATGCCTTGATCGATCCTTCTACGCAGACTGTCGCCCGGCTTGATTTCCCATTTGTCAAACCAGACATCGACGCCGCTTTGCAGCAGATCGTTCGCCAACCGCTCAACGAGCGGCTTGTCCTTGCTTGAATGGCAAAGAAACGCTCGCGGCTGCATCTTGTCTGCCAACCTAAATCTACCAGTTCACCACTCGCAACTCCGCTTGCCCGGCCTGCTCGGCGCGGCGCTCGACGATTTGGTTACGGTCGTCGACGAAGACGACCTTCGGTTCCCACGCGCGGGCCTCGGACTCGCTCATCCAGCCGAAGGTGGCAATGATGACGAGGTCGCCTTTGTTCGCCTTGTGAGCGGCGGCGCCGTTGATGCACACCACGCCCGAACCCGGCTGGCCTCTCAATGCGTATGTCCGGAAGCGTTCACCGTTGGTGACGTTCCAGATCTCGACTTCCTGATGCGGCAGGATATCGGCCGCATCGAGCAGCAGCGCATCGATGGTGACGCTGCCTTCGTAGTGCAGATCGGCGCCGGTAACAGTGGCGCGGTGGATCTTACTGCGCAGCATGTTGCGGTACATCAGCCCTCTCCCCATGCGGCCGCTCGGCCGAGCATCGTATTGTCGATCAGACGGGTCGACCCGAACCACACCGCCAACGCCAGCAGCGTCGGCCCCGCGATGCGTTCAACCGGGCGCAGCGACTCGGGATCGCTGAGCGTCACGTAGTCAATGCGCGCGCGCGGTTCGCCGGCAATGAACGTCCGCACACGGTCGAGCACGATCGCCGCCGAGCGCTCGCCCTGTTGCACGGCGGCCTCCGCCACGCCGAGGGCTCGCGACAAGCAGCGCGCGGCGGTGCGATCGGCCGGCGCCAGGTAGGCGTTGCGCGAGCTCATCGCCAGCCCGTCGGCCTCGCGGACTATCGACCCGCCGATGATCTCGATATCGAAGTCGAGATCGCGCACCATGCGGCGGAGCGCCACCAGTTGCTGGAAGTCCTTCTCACCGAACACGGCGACGTGTGGATGCACCGCGTTGAAGAGCTTGGCCACCACCGTAGTTACGCCGCGAAAGTGCCCCGGTCTTTTCTCGCCGCACAACCCTTGTGTCACGTGCTCGACGTTCACCGAAGTCTGAAAGCCTTCGGGGTACATCTCGGCGGCCAGCGGCAGATACAGCACATCGGTGCCGGCGTCGGTGAGCAGCTTGGTGTCGCGTTCGATATCGCGCGGATAGCGGTCGAGGTCTTCATTGTGTCCGAACTGCAGTGGGTTGACGAAGATTGACGCAACGACCTGATCGGCATGCCGGCGCGCTTCGGCAACCAAGCTGAGATGCCCCGCGTGCAGAAAGCCCATCGTCGGTACGAAGGCAATGCGCTGCCCGTTTGTGCGGGCACGATCGGCCCAGGTCCGCATCGCTCGGATACTGGTGATGGTTTCCATTTGCGTTACCCCTGCGCCGCGACCTTGCCGGGAACCGGCGTGAGCGAATGAAAGGCGTGCTGATCGGTGGGGAACACGCCGCTGCGCACATCTTCCACGTAAGCACGCACCGCTTCGCTGGCGACGTGCCACACTTCGGCGTAACGCTTCGCAAACCGCGGCGACATGCTCTCGCTCAGACCGAGCACGTCGTGCAGCACCAAAATCTGCCCGTCACAGTCCGGCCCCGCGCCAATGCCTACGGTAGGGATGCTGAGGCGCTCGGTGATCTCGGTCGCAAGATCACGCGGGATGCCTTCCAACACGACGGCGAACGCGCCGGCATCTTCGACCGCCAGCGCATCGTCGATCACGCGCTCGCGCTGACCCACTTTCGAGCCACGTTGACGCCCCTGCACTTTGTGACCGCCCATGCGATGCACCGACTGCGGCGTGAGCCCGATGTGCCCCATGATCGGAATGTCGACCGACGCGATCGCGCGGATGGTCTCGGCCACCGCCACGCCGCCTTCGAGTTTCACCGCCTCGACATTGCCGTCCTTGATCAGACGGCCGGCATTCGCCACCGCATCGTGAACCGTCACCTGGTAGGACAGGAACGGCAGATCACCGACCACCAGCGCGCGCGGTCGCGCGCGCGTGACCATGCGGCAGTGGTAGATCATCTCGTCCATGCTGACCGGCAAGGTGGTATCGAGCCCTTGCACGACCATGCCGAGCGAATCGCCGACGAGGATCAGGTCGATCCCGGCACTGTCGACGATGCGGGTGAACGGAAAATCGTAGGCCGTGATGGCGACGATCGGTTCGCCCACGCCTTTACGTTTGAGAAGATCCGGGACTGTGACTTTGCGCTCCATAACGCCTCCCGAACCGGTTGGAGGGGCCTTTGCCAACGCAAAGTCGGAGTTGAGATGAGTCGCGGAGGAGAAGTGTCGAGCTGGATTGAGTCGGCCGCGTTCTGACCGCTCGTACCCGAACTCCGCATCAACGAGTCACGAAACTCCGAAGTGCCGCTCCGTCTCGGTCCATCTGCCCGGCCGCAGCCGGGGGTTATTTGGATCCAAGCGGAATGTAGTGTTGCACTCCTTGCCCCATGCTTTTGATCTCGCGGATCAGGTCCGCCATCTCGTCGGAGTTCGCCACGAAGTCGATCGCCGACGAGTTGACCACCAGCAGGGGCGTTTCGTCATAGTAGAAAAAGTAGTCTCGATAGGCCTCCGCTACACGTTCGATGTACTCGGGCGCGATCCGCCGCTCGTAGTCCCGGTCCCGCTTGCGTAGCCGCGTGAGCAAAACGTCGGAACGGGCTTGGAGATAGACGACCAAGTCCGGTTTCGGCAGGCGAGCGTCGAGCAAGCCAAAGAGCTGGCGGTAGAGAGCGAGTTCATCGGAGTCCAGATTCAGTTGCGCAAATATCTGATCCTTCGCGAACAGGTAATCGACGACGGTATTTTGGCTGAAGAGATCTTGTTGTGCAAGCTCTCGTTGCTGGCGATAGCGCGTGAGCAGGAAAAAGAGTTGGGCCTGGAACGCGAACTGACGGGGCTTCTCATAGAATTTCTTGAGGAACGGGTTCTCCTCCACCTGCTCCAGAACCAAGCGGGCGCCAAAGGCGTCGGCTAACAGCCGCGCCAGCGTCGTCTTACCGACCCCTATAGGGCCTTCCACGACGATGTACCGCGAGCCCTTCACCGCCGCCTCCGTGTCCGCAACGGCGCACTACCACACCGCACAATGTAGTGTCCAGACGAATTCGCGCGAATCCAGCGCGAATCGTCGGCGCACACGGGTATGGTAAGGTGACGCGCATGGATCGGCAGGCGCTGCAACAGATGATCGGCCGGGTGCTCATGGTCGGCATCCCCGGCGTCGAGTTGGACGAAGCCACTGCGGCGACGTTGCGGCGGTTGCACATCGGCGGCGTGATTCTGTTTCGCCGCAATGTGGGCACGCCGACGCAGCTCGCCGCCCTGACTGCCGCGCTGCATGCGTTGCCCGCTCGGCCACTGGTCTCCATTGACCACGAAGGCGGTCGGGTCATGCGACTCGGCGCACCGTTTACCTCGTTTCCCGCGATGGCAGTTGTGGGCGCGACCGGCGACAGCACAGTTGCACGGCAGGTCGGCCGCGCGATGGGAGCCGAGCTGTCTGCTGTTGGTATCGATTTGGATTTCGCGCCCGTACTCGATGTCCACTCCAACGCCGCCAACCCCGTGATCGGTGACCGCTCGTTCAGCAGCGACCCGAGTGTCGTTACGACGATGGGCATTGCGCTGATGCACGGTCTGTACGAGGGCGGCGTACTGTCGTGCGGCAAGCACTTCCCTGGGCACGGCGATACCGACACCGACTCGCATCTAACGCTGCCGACTGTGCGGCGCACGCGCACTGAATTGGATCGCATCGAGTTGCCGCCCTTCCGCGCCGCCATCGCAGCCGGCGTACCGCTGCTGCTGACTGCGCACGTGCTGTACCCAGCCCTCGACCCGCACCGACCGGCGACGCTGTCGCCGTTGATCCTGCGCGATCTCCTGCGCACGGAGCTCGGCTTTGCCGGCGTGATCGCCAGCGACGACTTGGAGATGCGCGCCATCAGCGGTCATCACGATATCGGTGATGCGGCCGTCGCGACGTTGAATGCCGGCGTAGACTTGCTGCTTGTGTGCAACGATTTTGCCAAAGCGGAAGTCGCGAGCGCGGCGATCGAGCGGGCGGTGATCGACGGTGTGCTGTCAGCCAACGTTGTTGAAGCCGCCGCCGGACGGGTCAACCGACTGACGAAACCGCACCGGTCGTCGATCGCGCTCGCGGATTTGCCGATCGCCGAACACGCCGCGCTCGCGGCGCGTCTGCGCGCACAGAAGTAACAGCCTGTTGAAAAGCTCCGCATGCTTCGAGACGCGCCTGTCGGCGCTCCTCAGCATGAGCGGTTCTTCCCTTCTGCCACAACACTTTTCCGCTCACCCTGAGGAGGCGCGAAGCGCCGTCTCGAAGCCTGTCCTGAGCCCGTCGAAGGGGGGCGTGGCACTAACGGGCTGCTAGCGTGAACCCGTCTTGCGACTAACGACGCGCGGTTCTCCGCGCACCAAACGCGCGAGGGATTTGCTGTACGGCGGACGCGCCACGCCGCGTTCAGTGATGATAGCGGTAACCAACTCGTGCGGCGTCACGTCGAACGCGGGGTTGGCGATGCGGATACCCGCCGGCGCGATCTGTCGGTCGCCGATGTGCGTAACCTCACGAGCGGCGCGCTCCTCGATCGGGATGTCTTCACCACGTTTGCAGGCCAGATCGATCGACGAGGTCGGCGCCGCAACATAAAACGGCACGCGATGCCGCGCCGCCAGCACCGCGAGCGTGTACGTCCCGATCTTGTTGGCGACATCGCCGTTGGCCGCGGTCCGGTCGGTGCCCACCACCACACACTCGATCGCACCGGCCTTCATGAAGTGACCCACCATGCTGTCGGTGATCAGCGTAACCGGGATACCGTCCTTCTTCAGTTCCCAGGCGGTCAAGCGCGCACCCTGCAGAAATGGACGCGTCTCGGTCGCAAACACATTGATCCGGCGACCCGACTCGACTGCGGCGCGGATCACGCCAAGCGCGGTACCATATCCAGCGGTGGCCAACGCGCCGGCGTTGCAGTGCGTCAGTACGGTCGCCTTCGCCGGCACCAACTCCGCGCCGTAGGCTCCGAGCGCCCGATTGGCGGCGATGTCTTCTCGGTGGATTGTGAGCGCTTCCTGACGCAACAGGTCGCGGACGGTGTCGGGGCTGCTGCCGCGAGCGCGCTTGAATACCCGCTGCATGCGTTCGATCGCCCAGAACAGATTGACCGCGGTTGGGCGGGTCGCCGCAAACATCCGGCACCAGCGATCGAACGCGCGCGCCATCTCGCTCGGTCGCGCGTGCGCCATCCCCAGCGCGATTCCCATCGCCGCCGCCACACCGATGGCCGGCGCGCCGCGCACGACCATATCTTTGATCGCCACCGCAACTTCGCGCGCGTCACGATAAACGCGATAGACCTCGCGCGTCGGCAGCAGCCGCTGATCGATCATCACCACTGTGCCGTTGCGCCATTCGACGGTTCGAATCACTGTCCCCTCACGCGAGGCGATTCCCTTACGTTTGCGATGGCGACAGGTCAAGGTCATGTTTCGCAGTCAGCGGTGGATGCAGCGGCGGCCAGACGCGAAACGTGCTGCCGGCCTCGGGGGCGCTCTCGACGGCGATGCGCCCGCCGAGCATGCTCACCAACAGCTGAACGAGGTAGAGCCCGAACCCCACCCCGCCGCGCTGCGGCCCGTTGCCGGGTGCGACCTGATGAAACGGATCGAAGATCGCGGCCAGTTGGTCGGGCGCGATGCCGACGCCGGTATCGGTCACGGTGATTTCGATCCCGCCGTCGCGCGCCGAGGCGACCAGACGAATCTCCCCTTCGCGCGTAAACTTCGCCGCGTTCGACAACAGATTGCGCGCGATCTCGCGCACCTTTCCTGCATCGCTGTCGAGCACGAGGTGACTCGGAATATCCCACTGGAGATGCACCAGGCGCTCGCGCACGAGATCCGCGGTGGTCTCGCGCAAGGGATCCAACGCTTCGTGGACCGCGAACGTCTCGCGGTGCAACGGGAGGCGGCCATCTTCGAGACGCGCGAGATCCAGCACGCCGTCGGCGAGATAGAGGAGTTGGCGCGCCTCCCGCGCAATACTACGCACCGCGTGACCGGCATCGGAAGGCAGCCCTTGCTCGGCGAGAACGTCGGCGTATCCCATGACGACCGTCAGCGGCGTGCGCATGTCGTGCGACAGGCCGGTCAGCAGATCGGTGCGCGCACGGCCGGCGGCCTGCAGACGCTGATTGACGTCGCGCAACTGCTGCGCCTGTCCAAAGAGTTGGCGACGGTTCTGATCGATGTAGTGTGCGCCCAGGGTGGAGAATATCGCGTCCGAAACCAGCGCGATGAAATCGTACGTCGGCACCGGGCCGCTGTGTGCCCCCGCGAGCAACGCCAGTGAGTGGGCGCCGATCACCCCGACGTTGAGCGCGAGCTGAAACCGTGCCCCCCAGGGCACGAACACCGACGACACCAGCATGAACGCGATGTACGTCAGCAGCACGTACAACATGTCGCCGCCGACCACCGCATTGTAGAGCGCGAGGATGACGCAGACGCTCACGTTCGACGCCAGCGCGATCCACGCCGTCGTCGGATGGCGGCAGACGCGCATGCGGCGCCAACCCGCAATCACGACCGCGAGCTGAACCAGCCACGCCGCAATGAGCCACCAGTGCCGGGCCGGGTAGTACGTTCCTTCGACAAACGAGCCGATCGCGGCAAAGACAAGGTAGAGCGTGAGCCCAATGCGCCAGCGGCGCGCCGTGAGTTCGCCGGTTTCTTCCGCGAATGTGGCGGCGGTTCCGCCGCCCTCGGAGCCATGCTGCGGTGCGTCGCGTGACACGGCTCTGGCCCTTAGCACGGGCGCGCCATCGGCGCGAAGCCGCCCGCCGCAGCGTGAACGCAGCATGTCAGTCCTTGACAAACTGCGTCATGAAACTCTAAGTTCGGACCCATGTGAGGTGGGATGTGGGGATTACAATCGTCCAGAAGAGCGAAGTAGGCGTTCGCAAACCCGATCCAAAGATCGCGCTGGTTTTAGCCGGCGGCGCGATTACCGGGGGGGCG from Deltaproteobacteria bacterium includes:
- a CDS encoding HAMP domain-containing histidine kinase; translation: MSRDAPQHGSEGGGTAATFAEETGELTARRWRIGLTLYLVFAAIGSFVEGTYYPARHWWLIAAWLVQLAVVIAGWRRMRVCRHPTTAWIALASNVSVCVILALYNAVVGGDMLYVLLTYIAFMLVSSVFVPWGARFQLALNVGVIGAHSLALLAGAHSGPVPTYDFIALVSDAIFSTLGAHYIDQNRRQLFGQAQQLRDVNQRLQAAGRARTDLLTGLSHDMRTPLTVVMGYADVLAEQGLPSDAGHAVRSIAREARQLLYLADGVLDLARLEDGRLPLHRETFAVHEALDPLRETTADLVRERLVHLQWDIPSHLVLDSDAGKVREIARNLLSNAAKFTREGEIRLVASARDGGIEITVTDTGVGIAPDQLAAIFDPFHQVAPGNGPQRGGVGFGLYLVQLLVSMLGGRIAVESAPEAGSTFRVWPPLHPPLTAKHDLDLSPSQT
- the mtnA gene encoding S-methyl-5-thioribose-1-phosphate isomerase — translated: MTLTCRHRKRKGIASREGTVIRTVEWRNGTVVMIDQRLLPTREVYRVYRDAREVAVAIKDMVVRGAPAIGVAAAMGIALGMAHARPSEMARAFDRWCRMFAATRPTAVNLFWAIERMQRVFKRARGSSPDTVRDLLRQEALTIHREDIAANRALGAYGAELVPAKATVLTHCNAGALATAGYGTALGVIRAAVESGRRINVFATETRPFLQGARLTAWELKKDGIPVTLITDSMVGHFMKAGAIECVVVGTDRTAANGDVANKIGTYTLAVLAARHRVPFYVAAPTSSIDLACKRGEDIPIEERAAREVTHIGDRQIAPAGIRIANPAFDVTPHELVTAIITERGVARPPYSKSLARLVRGEPRVVSRKTGSR